Proteins encoded together in one Scheffersomyces stipitis CBS 6054 chromosome 5, complete sequence window:
- a CDS encoding predicted protein: FGLISIHSGSQFQFNPINKVLTHPHVFSVGGADGSPVSLFLNADTTLTDSGGLGIYVDPTTGEFGLVDPFGQLKPTPGFSISEGYLNFSPNNNWKACPSGPNQFSLANNDCTGGTGIALKIAQ, translated from the coding sequence TTTGGTCTTATTTCCATCCACTCTGGATCGCAGTTCCAATTCAACCCAATCAACAAAGTGCTTACTCATCCTCATGTTTTCTCTGTTGGTGGAGCAGACGGTTCTCCAGTGTCCTTATTCTTGAATGCAGACACTACTTTGACAGATCTGGGTGGTTTAGGTATCTACGTTGATCCTACAACTGGAGAGTTTGGACTCGTTGACCCATTTGGCCAGCTCAAGCCCACGCCTGGCTTCAGTATCAGCGAGGGctacttgaacttctcGCCAAACAATAACTGGAAGGCATGTCCCTCAGGACCTAACCAGTTCTCCTTGGCCAACAATGATTGTACAGGAGGTACTGGCATTGCCTTGAAGATCGCCCAGTAG
- a CDS encoding predicted protein, which translates to MVVHNPNNWHWIDKNCLPWSKDYFRDNVLETEFENDEYKIVLTSVDSVSGDCDVTQRKGKVLCIYDMKLQFSLSVDLKAEEDEDKNSFKASISVPEFVHDQEEDEYVFEISADDKKAEIRKYFVPVLKSKLMKFQNDLIESHAKDVQHAT; encoded by the exons ATGGTAGTACATAACCCAAACAACTG gcACTGGATAGACAAGAACTGTCTTCCATGGTCCAAGGACTATTTCAGAGACAATGTATTGGAAACGGAGTTTGAAAACGACGAGTACAAGATTGTGCTTACGAGTGTAGATTCGGTCAGTGGCGACTGTGACGTGACCCAGAGAAAGGGGAAAGTCTTGTGCATCTACGATATGAAGTTACAATTTTCATTGAGTGTAGACTTGAAGgccgaagaagatgaggatAAGAACTCATTCAAGGCCAGCATATCGGTGCCAGAGTTTGTGCACGAccaggaagaagacgaataTGTGTTTGAGATTTCTGCCGACGACAAGAAGGCTGAAATCAGAAAGTACTTCGTTCCAGtgttgaagctgaagttgatgaagttcCAGAATGACTTGATCGAGTCTCATGCCAAAGACGTCCAACATGCCACATAG
- the MDR110 gene encoding multidrug resistance protein 10 (putative multidrug resistance protein (TPO1)~go_component integral to membrane~go_function transporter activity~go_process transport): MNKEYVEQRNSVDLEDGTSSKSTEFVQESPDEKDPFEVRFDGTGDDKEDASGLPRWHKWAIVGIISFGSLCVTCISSSWSLCSPMIMEHYGISHEVSILGISFYIWGLGTGGIFLSPISEFHGRKLVYIIGISLTVAFMFLSTFSENIGAVMFGRFMSGFAGSSFMSVASGSFSDLFKARKTEEGKDSNKELALSLVLYSVSPFVGPGIGPLLAGFINSHMDYRWTFYVLIMWAGTLLILVVLLVPETYEPVLLKKKARRLRKETGDDRYYAPLERVKVTLYESVIVSSKRPILLLFRDDMTFALCFYTGFTLAVVYLFFVSFPYIFTKVYHFSLAAQGMSFLGLIAGMLITSLISPYFINKIYMRLLAKNNNVSKPEFRFIPLMAGVFIVPIGLFIIAWTSYPHIHWIAPIFGSAIYGAGTILVFNGIFGYTVEAYRLYAASAMATNSFIRSLMSGVFPLFGRQMYEAMGIQWATTLLALFACLLIPIPFVFFRYGEYLRSRSPYAWSQ, translated from the coding sequence ATGAACAAGGAATACGTAGAGCAGCGAAATAGTGTCGATCTTGAAGACGGCACTTCATCCAAATCAACCGAGTTTGTGCAAGAGTCACCAGACGAAAAAGACCCATTTGAAGTCAGGTTTGATGGCACAGGCGATGACAAAGAGGATGCCTCGGGACTTCCGCGGTGGCACAAATGGGCCATCGTGGGTATCATCTCGTTTGGCTCATTGTGTGTCACCTGTATTTCATCTTCGTGGTCTCTATGTTCTCCCATGATCATGGAACACTATGGAATCAGCCACGAAGTGTCCATTTTGGGTATTTCCTTCTATATCTGGGGGTTGGGAACAGGTGGAATCTTCTTGTCGCCAATTAGCGAATTCCACGGCAGGAAGCTCGTGTATATCATCGGTATATCATTGACTGTAGCTTTCATGTTTCTTTCTACTTTCTCAGAGAATATCGGTGCTGTGATGTTCGGCCGGTTCATGAGTGGTTTTGCGGGTCTGAGCTTCATGAGTGTAGCGTCTGGATCCTTTTCGGACTTGTTCAAAGCCCGTAAGACAGAAGAAGGGAAGGATTCTAACAAGGAATTGGCGTTGTCGCTTGTGCTATACTCAGTGTCTCCCTTTGTAGGGCCCGGAATCGGGCCGCTATTAGCAGGCTTCATTAACTCACACATGGACTACAGATGGACATTCTACGTATTAATAATGTGGGCAGGAACGCTTTTGATTCTAGTGGTACTCTTGGTACCTGAAACTTACGAACCAGTACTtttaaagaagaaggctaGAAGATTGCGAAAAGAAACTGGAGACGATCGCTACTATGCTCCCTTAGAAAGAGTCAAAGTCACTTTGTACGAGAGTGTGATTGTTTCGTCCAAAAGGCCCATTCTCTTACTTTTCAGAGACGATATGACATTTGCCTTGTGTTTCTACACGGGGTTTACCTTGGCAGTGGTATaccttttctttgtctcATTTCCATACATCTTCACCAAGGTATATCATTTCTCGTTGGCAGCCCAGGGCATGTCTTTTCTTGGACTTATTGCAGGGATGTTAATCACATCCTTGATATCACCGTATTTTATAAATAAGATCTACATGCGCTTACTAGCCAAAAACAACAACGTCTCTAAGCCCGAGTTCAGATTTATCCCGCTTATGGCTGGGGTATTTATCGTGCCTATAGGATTATTTATTATTGCATGGACTTCATATCCCCACATCCACTGGATTGCACCTATTTTTGGCTCTGCCATTTACGGAGCCGGCACCATTCTTGTGTTCAACGGCATTTTTGGGTATACGGTAGAGGCTTACCGTTTGTATGCTGCTTCTGCAATGGCTACAAACTCTTTTATACGATCCTTAATGTCAGGTGTGTTCCCACTTTTTGGAAGACAGATGTACGAGGCCATGGGTATCCAATGGGCTACAACACTTCTTGCCCTCTTTGCATGTTTATTGATACCCATTCCattcgttttcttcagatACGGCGAGTACCTCCGTAGCAGAAGTCCCTATGCTTGGTCTCAATAA
- the FOC1 gene encoding Probable formate transporter 1 (Formate channel 1) (go_component membrane~go_function transporter activity~go_process transport), giving the protein MDETYYLTTHETALAVVATAMKKARLRIDTLALSSLMGGILFSTGGMLYVLVESYCPGLRESNPGIIYLIQGALFPIGLFYVVIMGVDLFNSNILFFSTALCRGAVSFLDLFISWFVSYWLNLVGNIFVCYIICHYSHVSQEPSFIEGSITVVETKVKFSFVANLIKAIAGNFFVSLAIYLQLMAKPLHVKLIMMVLPIFSFVAMGFTHAVADMYLLIMGTINGAPVSVGELAWKLFLPGALGNIIGGSFFGVVITWYLHLVVVERDQRQLHLPQYEVRDEQPELGMDSRVVRQQPSVEITEEFPTLEEKLGEERLSSDSSNLEVYRSRSRLISSDLARISSRATGISRITTRTIRTAKKSPKNVFPVYGMGPASSKDQKIASGRDDYDDNDTNSMYSASQELGPNEVPSADYIGEQLRKVISRKGSSAGSNLRRKVSDLESQR; this is encoded by the coding sequence ATGGACGAGACTTACTACTTGACCACTCACGAGACGGCTTTGGCCGTCGTGGCGACagcgatgaagaaggcCAGACTCCGTATAGATACACTAGCTCTCAGCTCGCTCATGGGAGGTATCTTATTCAGTACTGGAGGTATGCTCTATGTGCTAGTGGAGTCATACTGTCCAGGATTAAGAGAATCAAACCCCGGCATCATATACCTTATACAAGGAGCTTTGTTTCCCATTGGACTTTTCTACGTGGTGATAATGGgtgttgatcttttcaactccaacatactcttcttcagtacAGCATTGTGCCGGGGAGCAGTTTCCTTTTTAGACTTATTCATCAGCTGGTTCGTTAGCTACTGGTTGAATCTTGTAGGGAACATTTTTGTTTGCTATATCATCTGCCATTATTCGCATGTAAGCCAGGAGCCCAGTTTCATAGAGGGCTCTATTACCGTCGTGGAGACAAAAGTAAAGTTTTCATTTGTAGCAAATCTCATCAAGGCTATCGCGGGAAACTTCTTTGTCTCCTTAGCTATATACTTGCAGTTGATGGCGAAGCCACTCCATGTCAAATTGATCATGATGGTGCttccaattttcagttttgTAGCCATGGGCTTCACGCATGCTGTGGCAGATATGTATTTACTTATCATGGGCACTATCAATGGAGCACCCGTTTCTGTGGGTGAACTTGCTTGGAAATTGTTTTTGCCTGGTGCCTTGGGAAATATCATTGGAGGTTCCTTCTTTGGCGTAGTGATTACTTGGTACTTACACTTGGTTGTAGTAGAAAGGGACCAGAGACAATTGCATTTGCCTCAGTATGAGGTCAGAGACGAACAACCCGAATTGGGTATGGATTCTAGGGTCGTGAGACAACAGCCTTCAGTAGAAATCACAGAAGAGTTCCCTactttggaagagaagCTTGGCGAAGAACGTTTGTCGTCTGACTCCAGCAATTTAGAAGTCTATAGACTGAGACTGAGACTCATACTGAGCGATTTGGCCAGGATATCTTCCAGAGCAACGGGAATCTCACGTATAAccacaagaacaattcgTACTGCTAAGAAATCTCCGAAGAATGTCTTCCCAGTGTACGGAATGGGTCCAGCATCCCTGAAAGACCAAAAAATCGCATCAGGTAGAGACGACTACGACGATAATGACACTAATTCGATGTACTCAGCAAGTCAAGAGTTGGGTCCTAATGAGGTGCCTTCGGCTGATTACATAGGTGAACAATTAAGAAAAGTAATCTCAAGAAAAGGATCCAGCGCTGGAAGTAATTTGAGACGGAAAGTCAGCGATTTGGAGTCTCAACGC
- the DBP9 gene encoding ATP-dependent RNA helicase DBP9 (DEAD-box protein 9) (go_function nucleic acid binding; helicase activity; ATP binding), with translation MSTTSASEAYVDDNSSWDSFHLDARLVQAIDQLGFEHPTLIQASAIPLALEEKRDIIAKASTGSGKTGAYVIPIIHNLLTDAEVESGNHHIKSIILVPTRELSNQVLQFVEKLLVYSNNRINAINLSANLSDQVVNSLLMNKPEIIISTPAKLIQVLEKNANKDLIDLSTVRNLTIDEVDLVLSYGYLEDLQKLETYLPIKKNLQTFLMSATVNDDLNDLKTRFCSRPAILKLNDEESAQNKLIQYYARTTEFDKFLLAYVIFKLNLIKGKTLVFVNNIDRGYRLKLFLEQFGIRCCILNSELPINSRLHIVEEYNKNVYNLLIATDETNDFTVEKDEQQQEESQDKKASSAKTKQSKKSKKQKKDTEYGVSRGVDFRNVACVLNFDLPTTSKAYIHRIGRTARAGKAGMALSFVLPIKEVGKHKTASLSTAKKDEKILRRIVKQQSKNGFEIKPYQFDMKQVEGFRYRSEDAFRAVTQTAIREARIKELKNELINSDKLKRFFEENPQDLASLRHDKELHPTRVQSHLKRVPDYLLPESARQDPKKIGFVPFHKNKVHKNRKKKPTGRKADPLKSFKNRK, from the exons ATGAGCACAACTTCAGCCTCTGAGGCGTATGTCGATGACAATTCATCGTGGGATTCATTCCATTTGGACGCTCGTCTTGTTCAGGCCATCGATCAGCTTGGTTTTGAACATCCTACCTTAATTCAGGCTAGTGCGATTCCCCTagctttggaagaaaagagagatATCATAGCGAAAGCTTCTACAGGCTCTGGAAAAACTGGTGCCTATGTGATTCCAATCATTCATAACTTGCTTACGGATGCTGAGGTCGAATCGGGAAACCATCATATAAAAAGTATAATCTTGGTGCCTACTAGAGAGTTGTCCAACCAAGTTCTCCAGTTCGTTGAAAAACTCTTGGTGTACAGCAACAATAGAATTAATGCCATCAACTTGTCCGCTAATCTCAGTGACCAAGTTGTCAACTCGCTATTGATGAACAAGCCAGAAATCATCATCTCCACACcagccaagttgatccaggtcttggaaaagaatgCCAATAAAGACTTGATCGATTTGTCTACTGTAAGGAACTTGACCATTGACGAAGTTGATTTGGTATTGTCGTATGGGTATCTCGAGGATTtgcagaagttggagaCCTATTTGcccatcaagaagaacctTCAGACCTTCTTGATGTCTGCTACTGTAAACGATGACCTCAATGACTTAAAGACTAGATTTTGTTCTAGACCAGctattttgaagttgaacgatgaagaatctgctcagaacaagttgattcAATACTACGCCAGAACAACTGAGTTTGACAAGTTTTTGCTCGCATatgtcattttcaagttgaacttgatcaagggGAAGACCTTGGTGTTTGTCAACAACATCGACAGAGGCTAcagattgaagttgttcctCGAGCAGTTCGGGATCAGATGCTGTATATTGAACAGTGAGCTCCCAATTAACTCCAGATTGCATATCGTAGAAGAATATAACAAGAACGTCTACAACCTACTCATTGCTACCGACGAGACCAATGACTTCACAgtagaaaaagatgaa caacaacaagaagagagcCAAGATAAGAAAGCTTCTTCAGCTAAGACTAAGCaatccaagaagtcaaaaaaacagaagaaggatACCGAATACGGTGTTTCCAGAGGTGTGGACTTCAGGAACGTAGCCTGTGTATTGAATTTTGACTTGCCTACTACGTCCAAGGCATACATCCATAGAATCGGTAGAACTGCCAGAGCCGGCAAAGCCGGTATGGCACTTTCATTCGTATTGCCCATCAAggaagttggaaaacacAAAACTGCATCTTTGTCTACAGCCAAGAAGGACGAGAAAATCTTACGTCGTATAGTAAAGCAACAGTCAAAGAACGgatttgaaatcaaacCTTACCAGTTTGATATGAAGCAGGTGGAAGGTTTCCGTTACAGATCGGAAGATGCGTTCCGTGCCGTGACTCAGACTGCGATCAGAGAAGCCCGTatcaaggagttgaaaaacgaattgatcaactctGACAAGTTGAAGCGTTTCTTTGAGGAAAATCCGCAGGACTTAGCATCGTTGAGGCACGACAAAGAATTGCATCCTACTAGAGTCCAGAGTCACTTGAAGAGGGTTCCAGACTACTTATTGCCAGAAAGCGCTAGACAAGACccaaagaagattggaTTCGTCCCATTCCACAAGAACAAAGTGCacaagaacagaaagaagaagcctACAGGAAGAAAGGCTGATCCCTTGaagtcgttcaagaacagaaaatGA
- a CDS encoding predicted protein, producing the protein MSADIQLTNLPKHHDLEKSTPLTVIDSNTSNLNLHFHPMARSVHRKLVIYLVVEAVVSLTIYFNYDKLCNFNGVLGPALLGSSTAAMAQSINQYSKMKFNLSKVFQFMVWGAINGYFTVVWIDTLIVKVDNLVYRIIVDQAVGAPLFQLVFNILNSLWDHGEISAHTRSSYIKSLKYSYCFWPFVSVCIFVFIPQVMMFPCNCMANLLWNMILSRLV; encoded by the coding sequence ATGTCCGCAGATATACAACTCACCAATCTTCCAAAACACCatgacttggaaaagtccACACCGTTGACGGTTATAGACTCTAACACGTCCAATCTCAACCTCCACTTCCATCCGATGGCTCGTAGCGTTCATCGTAAGCTTGTAATCTATTTGGTTGTGGAAGCTGTTGTATCGTTGACAATATATTTCAACTACGATAAATTGTGCAACTTCAATGGCGTTCTTGGTCCAGCTCTTCTTGGATCATCAACAGCTGCAATGGCTCAGTCGATCAACCAGTACtccaagatgaagttcaacCTTAGTAAAGTGTTCCAATTCATGGTCTGGGGAGCCATAAACGGCTACTTCACAGTCGTGTGGATCGATACGTTGATTGTTAAGGTGGACAACTTGGTGTATAGAATTATTGTAGACCAAGCAGTAGGCGCTCCGCTCTTCCAGCTTGTGTTCAATATCCTTAATAGTCTTTGGGACCACGGAGAAATCTCGGCACACACCAGATCTTCATAtatcaagtcgttgaagtaCAGTTATTGCTTCTGGCCGTTTGTTTCTGTGTGtatcttcgttttcattcCTCAAGTGATGATGTTCCCATGCAACTGTATGGCAAATTTGTTGTGGAACATGATTTTGAGCAGATTAGTGTGA